CCTCTGAGGCAAAACTTGCGGCAGGACAGCTAAAAGAATTCCACTCATCTGCGCTGTTCCATGTTATAGTTCATGTTGTACTCAAGACATGAGGAATATGGTTTCTCACTCCAATCCCTGTTATTGTCAAGAAAATGCAAGCTTATTGCTGCTGAATGCTGATCTATGTAAATCATTTTGTTTTTCTGGTACTTAAATGTTGTAATTTGTTATGGGATAATGTAAATTGTTCTGCTCTTTTGGTTATGCTGATTTTAATGCTAGAAACTGCACGCACaaattagcttttttttttttttagtatcttAGCTGTCCTCTTCTTCAATTTCATTTCGACGGCATGTAATTTCTGTGCGGTAACTGTTCTTAATTTTCATAGATTTTGAGAGGATGGGTGTTGAATTGTTTCTCTACAGCCAAGGTTCCTTTGTGGTCCAGATAAAATAAGGAGTCGTCATGTATATTCGACGATGCTTTACCTCATCCATAAATCGAAAGGCTCTCATATAAGTCTGAAACAGAGGAATTACATGCATATCTAGTTTCTCTTTGAAGTAATGATCTtgcaaaaagaaagaaatcaAGTTATTGGCTGTCATAAAAATTTGATACTTGGGACATCTTGGTCGTATCGTTTTCATGACAGAATCTGCTTAAAGAAAATCGCTCATTCATCCCATGCAACAACTTCTAACTTTGAGATACTGTTTTTTTttctcaacttcaaccaaatattCTCCCAACGCCTGCATAGAGGACATACATAAATCAACCAAGAAATTAAGTCTCCTCAACGAGTAGGTCAACATTTCAAGCAAGGACTCCGAGACCATAACAATAAGAAAACAAAATCGCAAGTACATAATAGAAATGCCAAAACAGTAAATTTTAAAACACAAGCAAGAGCAAAAGCGTACATTATGCAGACAAGGTTGGGTGAGTTCACCTTCAAATATACACAGGGGATTATTCAAATCCATaaaaggaaaagacaaaaaaCAACAGTAGTTCGGCAGCACCAACTGGATTACAAACCTAAGACTTCAAATTAATCACTCCCTCAACATCTGATTGAAGAATCCACTGGAGCATCTTCAGCTATCTGAAGAGACGAGACAGCCTGTGCTGCAATAAAACCAGGAGAAATTCTTGCAACCTCCCAATTTCCCTCATCAAAATATTGATGGTTAATATCCCTTACCCACGGTTCAGATGAGACCATCCACTCAGAATTTCCCCACTCATTCGACATGCATCCGTACCCGCTTGCGCCAGAAACCCACTCTGTTCCTTCAAGTGAATATGTCGAGAAGTCTTGGTGAGGAAGTCGTCTCCCCATGAAGAAGTTAAAATTGCTATTAACATCCCACGTGCTCCATCCTTCTTCCTTCTTCAGGATGATCTTACATGAATCATCCGTATCTTCACCAAGTAGAACCTGAAGAGCAACTGCCTCAGCAATCGCGGCGCCCTGTTCATCAAGCCTTTGCTGTTCTTCTTGCTTCTTTTGTTTCTTCTTTTCCAGTTCAGACCGGATCGCAGCTGAAGTAGCCAAGGCTTTCTCTAAGCGCCTCTTCTTTTTCTCAGCCTGTTTTATTCTATCCAACTCATCCTTAACTTGCTTCTTCTTGCCTTTTCTAACAGCAGATGCAACCTTAGCACATTCCATTTTGCCAACTAATTATGAATCAAGTAACACTTGAACCGATCCGAATTTCCCTTTGTTGAGAATATCTCTAAGACATGGTCATTCTCTCTATAACTAATTTATTATCCTTTTCATGTGTGCCCCGTTATTAATTCTATTGCAAAAAACTACCCTATCCAATCTAAAACTTTTACTAAAAGTACACTACACAAACTCAGGTCTAAAGGAATACCGCATCTTACGAACAATACAGTCCCAGACAGAAACAACAGGAGATTGAAGAAGAGAAGAATGGTAAGCACTCGCAGGCCCGTCACTCACCATTCTTCCTAGTTTGCCAAAAGCCTTGCATTTACCCATCTGGCAGCAACTAACCAAACTACTAAGCTCACTGAAAACCCAACAAAATGATGCCTATACTTGTCTGCTTGCAACAACTCACATGGCCTTCCCT
The nucleotide sequence above comes from Lycium barbarum isolate Lr01 chromosome 3, ASM1917538v2, whole genome shotgun sequence. Encoded proteins:
- the LOC132631962 gene encoding uncharacterized protein LOC132631962, producing MECAKVASAVRKGKKKQVKDELDRIKQAEKKKRRLEKALATSAAIRSELEKKKQKKQEEQQRLDEQGAAIAEAVALQVLLGEDTDDSCKIILKKEEGWSTWDVNSNFNFFMGRRLPHQDFSTYSLEGTEWVSGASGYGCMSNEWGNSEWMVSSEPWVRDINHQYFDEGNWEVARISPGFIAAQAVSSLQIAEDAPVDSSIRC